The following coding sequences are from one Verrucosispora sp. WMMD573 window:
- a CDS encoding thioredoxin domain-containing protein → MSSRKGRKDAARVVREQMAQERRRKRTLWISLSAVLVLVIAGLIGWSVWSSQESDEFTAPPGANEAGTGVVVGSGPVTVDIYEDYLCPACKQFEETSGATIEQLIADGKVRVVYHPVAYLNRYSSTDYSTRSSAASGCAAEGGRFTEFSKALFERQPPEGGAGLSNDELIDIGVEVGLDRDAFGSCVRDGKYQPWTAHVTAEASRADVSGTPTILVDGEPVREWTPENITAAVEAAGR, encoded by the coding sequence ATGAGTAGTCGCAAGGGACGCAAGGACGCGGCCCGGGTGGTCCGGGAGCAGATGGCCCAGGAGCGACGCCGCAAGCGCACCCTATGGATCTCCCTGAGCGCGGTGCTGGTGCTGGTCATCGCCGGCCTGATCGGCTGGAGCGTCTGGTCCAGTCAGGAGTCCGACGAGTTCACCGCGCCGCCGGGCGCCAACGAGGCCGGCACCGGCGTCGTGGTCGGATCCGGGCCGGTGACCGTCGACATCTACGAGGACTACCTCTGCCCCGCCTGTAAGCAGTTCGAGGAGACCAGCGGCGCCACCATCGAGCAGTTGATCGCCGACGGCAAGGTGCGGGTGGTGTACCACCCGGTGGCCTACCTCAACCGTTACTCCAGCACCGACTACTCGACCCGGTCCTCGGCCGCGTCCGGCTGCGCGGCCGAGGGCGGCAGGTTCACCGAGTTCAGCAAGGCGCTGTTCGAGCGGCAGCCGCCGGAGGGCGGCGCCGGCCTCAGCAACGACGAGTTGATCGACATCGGGGTCGAGGTGGGACTGGACCGCGACGCATTCGGCAGCTGCGTCCGGGACGGCAAGTACCAGCCGTGGACGGCGCACGTCACTGCCGAGGCCAGCCGGGCCGACGTCTCCGGCACGCCGACCATCCTGGTCGACGGGGAGCCGGTGCGGGAGTGGACGCCGGAGAACATCACCGCAGCGGTGGAGGCGGCCGGCCGGTGA
- a CDS encoding MauE/DoxX family redox-associated membrane protein gives MNSSLRTWRPWLGLAVRLGLAIVWLWAGWSKVGDLAASGRAVNAYQVLPYDVAMVVGAALPFVELALALLLLIGLATRLTAGVSAALLLVFIAGIASAWSRGLAIDCGCFGVGGELPAGESPSYLPEILRDIGFLALAGFLLIWPRTAVSADGALTGEPVEDDNE, from the coding sequence TCTCGCCGTCCGGCTCGGCCTGGCCATCGTGTGGCTGTGGGCAGGCTGGTCGAAGGTCGGCGACCTGGCCGCATCCGGTCGCGCGGTGAACGCCTACCAGGTGCTGCCGTACGACGTGGCGATGGTGGTTGGCGCGGCACTGCCCTTCGTCGAGCTGGCCTTGGCCCTGCTGCTGCTGATCGGGCTGGCCACCCGGCTGACCGCCGGAGTCTCCGCGGCCCTGCTGCTGGTCTTCATCGCGGGCATCGCCTCGGCCTGGTCGCGGGGGCTGGCCATCGACTGTGGCTGTTTCGGGGTGGGCGGCGAACTGCCGGCCGGGGAGAGCCCCAGCTATCTCCCGGAGATCCTCCGGGACATCGGCTTCCTGGCATTGGCCGGGTTCCTGCTGATCTGGCCCCGTACCGCCGTCTCCGCTGACGGCGCGCTGACGGGCGAACCGGTGGAGGACGACAATGAGTAG